The Salvelinus alpinus chromosome 29, SLU_Salpinus.1, whole genome shotgun sequence region GGGTTCATGTTTCTGCTCTACACCGGGCAGCAGCCACACCACCAGAGCAGTGGCGAGCTGCATCAACAGATCCTGGAGCTGAGCCGGCGCTATGTCAAGGTGCTCACCGAGGAGAACCAGAACGCACCGGGAGGACCGGAGGGCACCTCCATGGCTGGTTACGGTAAGGGTTGCTTTAGAGCTAGAGAAAAGTCCAGAAGCCACCATTTAGTATTTTGTTGTGGCGCTGGAAATGAGGAAACACTCATCTACTACTTAAACAAAACTACTTACAACATTTTACTTGAACCTAACattgtttaatattttttttctctctcacgtacgcacgtacgcacacacacacacacacacacacacacacacacagctgatctAAAGAGGACCATAGCGGTGTTGTTGGACGACATCCTGACGCGCCTGGTCAAGCTGGAGGGGAAGATTGAGCTGGTGGCCAACACTTCAGTGACTAACTCCTCCCATCTTGCAGTGGGTGCCCTGGCCTCAGCTCCAGTTGCCTTACACAAAGCCACCAAGCAGGACACGCCAGGCAACCACCGCCTGGAAACCGCTCGCATCCCTCCACACACACCCAACAGACCTCGGCCAGGGGTATAGTAGGTTGGGTAGCGATTGAGGCCCTGTTCAAGTACTTTACAAGTGCATCCTTTCTTCCTAAGATGGTCACTGATCTAATAAGGTTGGTAGGGTGGTAACTCTCATTTCACTTGTCTATTAATTTACAGATCAGTGATTATCTCAAGGGAGCAAGGaaagatatagatatatatattccAAATCATTTAAACCTAACCCTGAGAAAGGACTGACTGCCTGTTCATTTCCAATAACTATATGGCTGATTTTTTTTAAAAAATACGAAGACATTTTAGCACCTTTTTTAATAGTTTTAGTCATGGACTCTCTTAGGCTTGAATTTTAGCTTCCCTTTTTTAACGGTTTCATCATGGATGGGTCTACAAACTGCGGATGTCTTTGACGATGTCTGTGGGCAACAACATAGCATCAACAATAGTAGAGGAAATAGACAAACGTATATACTCTGTAGTGTCTTCAAGGAAGCTGATGATGCTGAATGTGAATGACACTCCCACCCGGATATGACTTAACTCGGACATACTGCCTGCGAATTTGCAATACTGCTTCTAATCCCATCCATATCAGAATGCTGAACTAAAAAATTTTCTCATGGTAGTTTGGGAAATATTTTGTAGTTTGCAGCagttcctggtgtgtgtgtgagaaatcaaataaaacagttaaataataataatttagccGTTGTACCGTAGACTTTAAAAGGATAAAGTGATGATCCAAAGAATGTTATTTGCACTCTCCTTGAAAGCTTGATTTTAGAGTATGTGTATAACATGTCGAATGTAACTCAATAAGCGGATAATGACCAAGTGATTGCTATTGCCCAATTCCAACTCTCCTCTTTGTCACTACCCAGACTGTTAATCTTTGTCGATTTCCCTTTGCAGATCTGAATGGTTAGGACCAGGGGGTTTTCTGACCTGACCAGTAAAAACTCCTATCCCAATCAATGTACAACATGCTTTTGTCTCAATGTAGCCCTCTGAGGGAGTTGCTTGCCTATTGCTTACACATATCAGTTCCTTTAGTCTGAGATCACATTACACAGTGACTGTTTGGGCTAGCCCAATCTTTGTGTTTTTTTACTTATGGGAGTGCCTTTCTATGGCACACGCTTACTTACCCCTTTAATACAAAAACATGGGCTGCAACTAGACTCTCCACTGTTTCAGAAGCGTGCACTTGAACACTGTTGATAAaacaagtttactggagaactgagacgaagtagagactctggacagggtggatgaggtttaattaaatgcaatttattcag contains the following coding sequences:
- the LOC139559233 gene encoding coiled-coil domain-containing protein 126-like — encoded protein: MLGRNMSQKLSVLLIIMGLAWGFMFLLYTGQQPHHQSSGELHQQILELSRRYVKVLTEENQNAPGGPEGTSMAGYADLKRTIAVLLDDILTRLVKLEGKIELVANTSVTNSSHLAVGALASAPVALHKATKQDTPGNHRLETARIPPHTPNRPRPGV